In the genome of Gloeotrichia echinulata CP02, one region contains:
- a CDS encoding glycosyltransferase family 4 protein translates to MKSLITDTNQGNAKWHQSTIQKNIISHCSSFNVGVGGGVETYLASLLGQRLPNVSDDPIKSLENIDQSQFKLLHVHSQDLLLQLTGKCPAVFTVHNHSPYCASGTKYLANQQVTCNRNFSYLGCTWGKIIDGCGSRRPHRVINEFRSTHQTIELLKKFKLTIIANSDYVREQLIKHGAPPQQTVTLRYGIVVPQIATAPLTLEIHQKQRILFVGRIVPDKGLEWLLKTLVHTNPQIKLDIAGDGWDKPRLENLASKLGVTDRIVWHGWCNTDKLNKLYEQCFALVFPSVWPEPAGLVTLEAYARYRPVIASQVGGIPEHLRDGETGILVPANDIEKLAFAITDLSTNYDKSRQMGEQGHDLLMQEFTIDVHVKKLQKIYETTIEQFDA, encoded by the coding sequence ATGAAGAGCTTAATTACAGATACTAATCAAGGTAATGCTAAATGGCATCAATCAACTATTCAAAAAAATATAATTTCTCATTGTTCTAGTTTTAATGTAGGTGTCGGTGGAGGTGTGGAAACTTATTTAGCTTCTCTTTTGGGGCAACGATTACCTAATGTTAGCGATGACCCGATTAAATCGCTAGAAAATATTGACCAAAGTCAGTTCAAATTGTTGCACGTCCACAGTCAAGATTTACTATTGCAGCTTACAGGAAAATGTCCGGCTGTATTCACAGTTCACAATCACTCACCATACTGTGCTAGTGGCACTAAATATTTAGCTAATCAGCAGGTAACTTGTAATCGAAATTTCTCATATTTAGGATGCACTTGGGGTAAGATAATTGATGGTTGTGGTAGTCGTAGACCCCACAGGGTAATTAATGAATTTAGAAGCACTCATCAGACAATAGAATTATTAAAAAAATTTAAACTTACTATCATTGCTAATAGCGATTATGTACGGGAACAGTTGATTAAACATGGTGCGCCACCTCAGCAAACTGTAACCTTGCGTTATGGTATAGTCGTTCCGCAAATTGCTACTGCACCCCTAACTTTAGAAATTCACCAAAAGCAGAGAATTTTGTTTGTTGGACGTATTGTTCCTGATAAAGGACTAGAATGGCTACTCAAAACTTTAGTACATACAAATCCGCAAATTAAACTCGATATTGCAGGTGATGGGTGGGATAAACCCCGATTAGAAAATTTAGCTAGCAAACTAGGTGTAACTGATCGTATTGTTTGGCATGGGTGGTGTAATACTGATAAATTAAATAAACTTTATGAACAGTGTTTTGCTCTTGTTTTCCCCAGTGTCTGGCCTGAGCCTGCTGGGCTGGTGACTCTAGAAGCATACGCCCGATATCGACCTGTAATTGCTAGTCAAGTTGGCGGTATTCCCGAACACTTGCGAGATGGAGAAACAGGTATTCTTGTGCCAGCCAATGATATCGAGAAGTTAGCCTTTGCTATTACTGATTTGTCTACAAATTACGATAAAAGCCGACAAATGGGTGAACAAGGTCATGATTTATTGATGCAGGAGTTTACCATTGATGTGCATGTAAAAAAATTGCAAAAAATTTATGAAACAACCATAGAACAATTTGATGCATAA
- a CDS encoding glycosyltransferase family 2 protein: MLANQTCQQPLVSVIIPTYNRPEYLQQAIASAIGQSYQNIEIIVTDNSSPENPQKIVESFGDSRIRFWRQPQNLGMLANQMYGFKIARGKYVASLHDDDMWNEDFLEKLVPPLEANPNLILAFCDQFIIDAQSQINYAETEKNTRGSNRHNLTKGVHQSFYKIGLVDKSIPTAAACLIRNHVIDWDNIPPEVGGMWDLYLTYLCAISGYGAYYFPERLTRYRTHEQTDTMLSGSKDAQAKIRKAKSELFCYKIFMEDTRLQEFKLYFQQQWLEAHTTLGIGLLRNQQLADARFYLWLALRKQKFNLRTIIALILSLIPRLLANQLLRVATSYH; the protein is encoded by the coding sequence ATGTTAGCAAATCAAACATGTCAACAACCTTTAGTTAGTGTTATTATCCCTACCTATAATCGACCAGAGTATCTTCAGCAAGCCATAGCTAGTGCTATTGGGCAGAGTTATCAAAATATTGAAATCATTGTTACTGATAATTCTAGTCCAGAGAATCCCCAGAAAATTGTCGAATCTTTTGGTGATTCACGCATCCGATTTTGGCGACAACCGCAAAATTTAGGGATGTTGGCGAATCAGATGTATGGTTTCAAAATAGCACGGGGTAAATATGTCGCCAGCCTCCACGATGATGATATGTGGAACGAGGATTTTCTCGAAAAGCTTGTACCACCTCTAGAAGCAAATCCCAATTTAATTCTGGCTTTTTGTGACCAATTTATCATAGATGCTCAGAGTCAAATTAATTATGCTGAAACTGAAAAAAATACACGCGGTTCTAACCGACATAACCTGACGAAAGGAGTTCATCAATCTTTCTACAAAATTGGTTTAGTCGATAAAAGTATACCCACTGCAGCCGCTTGTCTAATTCGTAATCATGTTATTGATTGGGATAATATTCCACCAGAAGTAGGTGGCATGTGGGATTTATATTTAACCTACCTCTGTGCTATATCTGGTTATGGCGCTTACTATTTTCCAGAAAGACTAACGCGCTATCGTACCCATGAGCAAACTGATACTATGCTCAGTGGTAGTAAAGATGCTCAGGCAAAAATCCGCAAAGCTAAAAGCGAATTATTTTGTTATAAAATCTTCATGGAAGATACTCGGTTACAAGAATTTAAATTATACTTTCAGCAGCAATGGTTAGAAGCTCATACAACTTTAGGGATTGGTTTGCTACGGAATCAACAGCTAGCAGATGCACGTTTTTATCTTTGGCTCGCACTAAGGAAACAAAAATTTAATTTGCGAACCATAATCGCTCTAATTCTCAGTTTGATTCCGCGACTATTAGCTAATCAATTACTACGAGTAGCTACATCATACCATTAA